CAAAGGGAATCGAGCAAGAAGCCTGAATAGCTTTAACCAAATCGCCAGAACCGATAGGAACAAGCTCCCCTGAGTATAAATCAGCGGCCACTATTATAAGGGGAATCCTTAATTCTTCAAAGGTCTGCGCCTGGAGAACATTTTGTATCGCTTTACGCATCGAAATGTCACGAGAAAGGCCATAACGGCAATACCAGAGGCTAATATCTAAAAAAGAGCTGGAACGTACATTCCAGACAGCATCTTTAATTTGTTCGATACAAGGGTTATCTGCATAGAGAGCACCGACCATACTGCCTGCACTACAACCTACGATAAGGTCGATGGGAATATTCGCAGCTTCAAGCTCTTCTAAAACCCCAATATGGGCCATTCCCCGAACACCACCGCTTCCCAATACGAGAGCTACTTTTATTCTTTCAGGAACAAAAAATGGGGGTAGGGGTTCAGGTATTTCCTGAGGCATGTAACAATAGGTCGCACAGCCTTGGAGCATTAACGAGAGCAAAAAAATGGCGATGTATTGTCGGGCTTTCACCATGTAATTTTAGCCTGTTTTTTCAGCATTAAGAGTTTGGATCACAACATCACTAAATAAATTTTCTAACTCTGATTCAGCATTTGCTAATAGTCGATCGGTCACTACAAAAAATTCTTTCTTATTTGGGGGGGGAATTACCGAAAAAACTCTAACGCGCTTTGGTAATTTCTAATAGATCTCTCTATTTTTTCTCTTTCACTTTCAAAATTAGGGTACCCTAAATTTCCACTAATCACTAAGCCCATTTACTCCCCTACTATCTGGTTGATAAGCGACAGGCCATTTTGTGTAACGCTTATCTCTTCTTTACCGCGTTTCTTAATAAAATTCGCCTGAGCCAATTGATTGCAAATCGTGTCTATCCCTCTTGGATGTAGGCCAATTTGTTGTCCCACTGTATAGCGGTTAACTTCATGCGTAAAATCACCAAAAACAAGGGCTGCCTCATAGGCTGCGATGAGAAATTTTTCTTCTTTAGTTCTAGATTGCATATTGTGTCTATTTTTTTCTTAAACGTGCTCCAGTTGGAGCATCTTCTATAATGTAGCCAGAAGCCATAATTTGATCTCTTAACGCATCAGACAAAGAGAAGTTCTTTTCTTTGCGTGCTTGCAATCGCTGAGCAAAAAGAGCCTGCACTTCCTGAGGAATCTCTATATTATTCTGTTCAAAAGAGAGGATTCCTAAAACCTCATCAAACTGCTTTAAAAGATCGAGAACCTGCTCCGCATCTCGGTTACTGACTTTATTTTGATCGCACAAAATATTGACTTCGCGCACAACATCAAAAAGGGAGGCTAGGGCACGGGAAATGTTAAGATCATCAGCAAGCGCTGTAATAAAATCTTTTCTTGCCTTTTCTAAGACAGGTTGGACAAAGCCTCCAAGAACGTCACTGTTAGTTTTTTGTAATCTGAAGATAAAATCCTGCAGCCGTTGTAAAGAGTTCTTCACAGCGTCCAGTCCTGGCAAAGTAAAATTCAGCTGTGTTTTATAGTGAGTTTGTAAAAGCATATAGCGAACATGAACACCGCTATATCCTTTCGCAATTAGATCGTTGAGGTTGTAAACATTGCCTAAACTCTTTGACATCTTTTTGCCATCGACAATCAGATGATCACAATGCATCCATAATTTTACAAAGCACTTACCAGAATAAGCTTCAGATTGGGCAATTTCATTTTCATGGTGAGGAAACATATTGTCAATTCCTCCTACATGAATATCGATCGTATCCCCTAAAATGCGCATCGCCATAGTAGAGCACTCTAAATGCCATCCAGGCCGGCCCCTACCGAAAGGGCTTTCCCAGAAAATTTCTCCATCACGCTCGGGATCGTAGGCTTTCCAAAGAACAAAGTCTGCAATAGATTCTTTTTCATATTCATCGGCTGCCACCCTTTCAGAAGCACCGGCCTGAAGATCTTCCAGATGCAAATGAGAAAGGCAGCCATAACGCGGAAATTCTTTTATGGCAAAATAGACACTCCCATCACCGCCTTGGTAAGCAACCTTTTTATCAATCAGGCCTTGAATCATTTCAATCATTTCGGGGATATAATCGGTTGCTGCGGGATAATGCTCAGCAGGCTCAATATGCAATCTTTTTAGATCATTGAAAAAGGCCTCTTTATAGGTCTTCGTGTAATCGTTTAAAGAGACCTTATTAGCAATCGCCCCCTTAATCGTTTTGTCATCCACATCCGTTAAATTCATCACTTGGGTGACATGGTAGCCAAAAAACTTTAAAGTTCTTCTGAGCAAATCTTCAAAAACATACGCTCTAAAATTTCCGATATGGGCAAAGTTATACACGGTTGGCCCGCACGTGTACATTTTCACTTGGTTTCCCAGCAAAGGTGTAAAAGCCTCTTTTTCACGAGAGGCCGTATTAAATAAGGTAATCGGAAGAGGCTTTGGGTATTTATCCATATCTTTACTTAATAGAATTAATTCATATAACGCGATTCAAGAGCTCGGTAGTTGACTTTACCTGTTCCCATAAGAGGAATGTCTTCCACTTGCTGAACTGCTGATACTCTTATTAAGTTGCTATAGCCAGTATCTTTTAGGGCTTTGTTGGCTTCATCAGCAGTAAGAGGGAACTTGGTGAAAAGAAAAATCTTTGGCTTTTCTCCCTCTTGCTCTTTCGCGCAGATAGCCATTGTCGGACCTTCCTGGGAGGTAGGCCATCCTTTTTGTGGAGCAACTTGCAATAGGGCATCTTCAATAGCGGAAAGACTGACCATCTCAGGGCCAATTTTGATAAAGCGTTTCATTCTGCCGGATATTGTTAGAAACCCTTCATCATCTAGTTCACCAAGATCGCCTGTACGATACCAGCTTTTACCATCGACTTCCATAAAAGGAGGTTCTATACCAGGATTTAAATATGCATGGAAGACATTTGGCCCCCTAGCTAAAATAAGTCCTTGATGATTAGGAGGTAAAATTTCATGTGATTCTGGATTAACGACACATAACTCCACATTATGCAGGGCTTGGCCAACCCCTTTTTTCTTTCTATCTACACGGTTCATCGTTAAAATCGGAGAGCATTCAGTAATACCATAGCCTTCTAAAACGGTATCAGCTTTGCCAACTTTTTTGAGCATTTCAAATAGCTCAGGAGGCGCTTTTTCTGCTCCTGTGACACAAAGACGCATAGTTTTCAATTGCTCAGACGTTGCCACTTTTAAAAGTCCTTTAATGAAGGTCGGTGCACCGCACATAATAGTCACACGCCATTTTTCAAAGCTTTGCGCGAGGCCTTTGCCATCAGTAGGGTCAGGATAAAAAGCCACCTTGATCCCTGAAAGAATGGGTAATATACAACTTATGGAAAAACCAAACGTATGAAAAGGCGGCAAAATGCCAAACACAATATCATCGGAATAAAGATCGATATCTTGCAATGCCGCTCTTTGGTTTTCAACGATGTTACGATGAGTTAAAGGGACACCTTTAGGCATACTTTCTGTACCGCTTGTAAATAGCAGCACTGCTTCAGAGTCGGGATTCGCCCCTTTAGGATTGAGCTTATTTAAGATTGCCTTAGTACTTCTCTTCGATAAAAGAAAAGCTTTTAGCTTATCCATGAAGCCAATTTCTCGTCTAATATCTTCAAGCAGCACAAGGGAGTCTTCGATCGGAGAAAGATCAACACCTTCAAGCTTATCGATGAATGACCAAGAAGAAAGAACAGTCTGTACACCGGACAACTTAACAACTGTCTCTAAATGGCGAGGGCCAACTGTCCAGTTGATCATTACAGGAACTTTACCTGCAAGCTGGCAAGCTAGTATACAAACGATTGCCGCAACACTTGCTGGAAGCAGTACACCAACATGTTCCCCAGGCAATTTTTTAAGATGATTCGCCAACACGATAGAGCGCAGCCTTAAGTCTTTGTAAGTCAGTAATCCCAACCTTTCATCGCCACAGATCATTTGATTTTCTAACTTTTTGCTGATATTCAAGAAAACTTCTGGTATTGTCTCACCTTCAGCCATTTCCCTTTTTTTATGCGGGATAGGTTTATACCATTTAGAAAGATCGCTAATTTCCTCCTTTAAGGGCTCCTTACAGACAATTTGCTTGGAAGCAATACCCATGACTCTGCCAACAGAAGTGAGCTCATTTACAGGCACAGAGGGAATGTCAAATTGCTCGTGAAGGTAAACTGCAAGCTCTGCCGTATCAAGAGAATCTAGTCCTAAATCATTGCTAATCGATAATTCAGGCGTAATACTTGAAGGAATACGGTCTGTCATGAGAGCAATCTTAGCAACGATTTTCTCTTGAATACTCTTTGGAATTTTTGAAATGTCTTCTTTTCTCGCCTGCTGTTCTTGCTGTAAGGCATGAATAATAGGAACATCTTTATTCCAAAAGCTGTATGGCACAAGCACGAGTGAATCACCAGGGTGAGACCCGATTTGGGGAGTTAATCCATCAGGCAAATTATACCATTTCTCTAAATACTGATTTAGCTCAAGACGAGAGGCTTGGTAAGGGAAATCTTTAGGGGCAGGCACAAGTTCTACAATGACTTCTCTTCTAGGCATAAAGAAAATCAGATTTTTTAAAACTTGCTTAACTCCCCACCAAATTGTGGGAAACATGAGGGGTTTCGCTACGGATTGGGCCCTTGAAAATTTGCTGCCCCACAATCCTTTGGTCCGTACTAAAACCACGTTAGCATCGGGTGATTCGCTAAGAATTCTGTGGACACCTGAAGCTCCGCCAATGGACTCGTGAGCAGAAACCTTAACTCTCCCAGCAGGGTAAATTAAAAAGTTTTCTTTATTACGCAACCCTTCAATCACACTGCTGATCACCTTTTCACTTTTTTTTCTTTTTAAGCTATTGCTAGAAACGTCAAAGTCGGGAATGGGAAGAGCGTTCATAAAGCGCATCACACGATTGACGAGAGGGTAATAGTACATGTACTCAATAATCATCGGCCGGATACGGAATTTTGATAAAATCGCAAGGGTTACAGCGCAGGGATCTACGAAAATTGTAGGGTGATTGGGCAAGAAAAGAATCCCCCCTGGACGATTTAAGGAATCTGAATTGAGATTTTCTAAGCCTTTCACTTTGATTTTATAACGAAACCAGAGCGCAAGCCTAATCACAAAGGCAATAAGAAAGATGGTTATGCTTCTTAACATGGATTTTACCTCTATTCTTTAAAACGCACTTAATGCAAACATTAGGAAGATCTATAAAAGTTTGTGAGAATTGACTTAAAAAGACAAGAGTTTTTAAATAACCCTCGGATCGCTGTAATTTTCGTACAGGTTTTAAACAAAAAAGTTTATGAAGAAATTTTAAACATTTTTGAGGCTTATGCAAATCTTTAAGGGTAACATCGTTGACCTAATTCACAAGAGGATTTACCCAGGATCTTTTGAAGTTGATAAAGAACGGATCCTCAACTTAAGAGAAACGCCAGGTGAAGTCTACGATACTTACATTGTTCCTGGATTTGTGGATGCTCATGTTCATGTAGAAAGTTCTATGCTTCCACCTTCAGAGTTTGCACGACTAGCCGTTCCTCATGGGACAGTAGCAGTAGTCTCCGACCCTCACGAAATCGCCAATGTCTTAGGCCTTCCTGGTATACGTTACATGGTTGAAAATGGCCAGAGAGTGCCTTTTCATTTCTATTTTGGAGCCCCCTCCTGTGTCCCAGCCACAACCTTTGAAACTTCCGGAGCACATATAGGCCCTGAAGAGATCGAAATGTTATTTTTAAAAGACAATCTTATCTACCTAAGTGAAATGATGAACTGGACTGGGGTTCTAAAACGCGACCCAGAAGTGATGCGCAAACTTGCCATCGCAAGAGCTTTGGGCAAGTCGATTGATGGCCATGCTCCTGGTTTGATGGGACACGAGGCACAGCAATACATCGCCGCTGGCATCTCCACAGATCATGAATGTTTCAGTCTACAAGAAGCCTTGGATAAAATTCATGGGGGCATGCGCATTCTTATCAGAGAGGGCTCGGCAGCAAAAAACTACGCTGCTTTACATCCGCTACTAAAAATGCATCCTGCTATGGTCATGTTTTGTAGTGACGACAAACATCCTCACGATCTTGTTCGTGGGCACATCAATGATCTCGTTAAGCGCTCTATCGTCGAACATCACTATGATCCTTTGCAAGTGCTTTCCGCAGCAAGTCTACACCCTATTGTCCATTACGGTTTAGGTGTAGGACTGCTACAAGAGGGCGATTCTGCCGATTTTATTATCGTTGATAATTTACAGAATCTGAAGATTTTAAATACCTATGTCAAGGGCTATTGTGTTGCCGAAGACGGAATAAGCCTCATCGCAAGAATCCCTACGGAATGCCCTAACAATTTTTCCCGTACTAAAATCAGTTTACAGCAACTTGAATTGACTTGGTCTGGGAGCTCGAGAATTAGAGTTATCGAAGCTGTCGAGAGTAGCTTGATCACAAATCAGCTATTTTTACCTCCAACTATCGATCAAAATTGTATAGTCTCGGATACGGAAAAAGATCTTTTAAAGCTTGTTGTTGCTAATCGCTATAACAACACTCCGCCCGCTGTGGCCTTCGTGAAGGGTTTTAATTTGCAAAAAGGGGCAATCGCCTCTTCCGTGGCCCATGATTCTCATAACATTATTGCGGTAGGCACAAATGATTTTGATCTCCTACAGGTGATTAATGCCCTGATTGACACTAAAGGAGGGATCGCTGTGGCAAACCAAGACCGCATCGAAGTTTTCCAGCTACCTATTGCTGGCCTGATGAGTGATGGAGACGGGTATCAAATTGCTGAGAGATATGAAGAGTTTGACCAAAAAGCCAAGGAGTTAGGCACCTTCCTTACTGCACCTTTTATGACGTTATCTTTCCTCTCCTTGCTCGTTATTCCAAAATTGAAATTGAGCGACAAAGGGCTCTTCGACGGAGAAAATTTCTGTTTTGTTCCTTTAGAAGATTCGTGAAACTAACTCTAAAGGGGAAAAATTTGAAAAAGACCAATAGATTTCTTGCATAGCTTACTTTGCTTGCTAAAATTGATCATTTTTGAGTGAATTTAGCGGAAAATTTTGAGAGCATATGAGTACATATGGTTAAAAAATTTAACAATAAAGGCGCCAAAAAGGGTAATTTTAGCAAGCAAAAGAAGTTATGCAAGAGGTCTAATAGTGGAAAGAAGCTTCCAAAAACATTTATGTGAACTTCATTTCCATTTGTTGGAACTGACGCATCAGATCGCGAAACTTGGCAGCTTCTTCAAAGTCCATGTTTTTAGCCGCTTCCTTCATCTGCTTTTCGTAAAAGCGAATCTTTTTCTCAATTTCCTCAACAGAGAAATGGCTCTCGCCCATCGCCTTAAATTCATCTTTAGCAGGTGCTGCTAGCTCATCTGTCTCCTCCTCTTCAACAAGAGGTGTAATTTCTCTTCTTACAGTTCGTGGTGTAATGCCAAACTTCTCATTATAACTCTGTTGCAAAAGACGCCGCTTTTCTGTGACTTCAAGGGTGCTACGAATAGCAGCAGTCTTGCGATCGGCATACATCACAACCCTCCCATTGACATTGCGTGCTGCTCTGCCACATGTCTGTATAAGCGAAGTTTCACTTCTTAAAAAGCCCTCTTTATCAGCATCTAATATCGCTACCAAAGCTACCTCAGGCAGATCCAACCCTTCTCTTAAAAGGTTAATACCAACCAAAACATCAAACCCACCAGCTCTTAGATCCTGGATAATTTGCATCCGCTCTAAAGTATCAATATCTGAATGCAAATACTTCGCTTTAATATCGAGTTCTAAAAGATAATTCGTCAATTCCTCAGAAAGCCTTTTTGTCAACGTTGTGACAAGAACCCTCGCACCCGTTTTGACTGTTTTGCGAATTTCCTCAAGGCAGTCATCCACCTGGTTGACAGCGGGCCTTAATTCAATAACAGGATCCAAAAGGCCTGTTGGACGAATCACTTGTTGTACAATTTCCCCATGGGATTCTTTGGTTTCCCATTCAGCAGGTGTTGCTGAAACGTAGACAATCTGTCCTAATCGCGCATAGCTTTCTTCAAACCTGAGCGGTCGATTATCATAAGCTGAGGGCAGCCGGAAGCCAAACTCTACTAAAGCATCTTTTCTGGCACGATCGCCGTTATACATTGCACGCAGCTGCGGCAATGTTTGGTGAGACTCATCGATGATCGTCAGAAAGTTTTTAGGGAAGTAGTCAATTAAGCAAGGAGGTGGGTCTCCAGGGTGGCGCATGCTAAAATGGCGTGAATAGTTTTCAATCCCCTTACAAAAACCGATCTCTTTGATCATCTCCAAATCATACATTGTGCGCTGCTGAATGCGTTGTGTCTCAATGTAGCGCTTCTCCTTGTCAAAAAAGGCTATTCGCTCAGCAAGTTCCGCTTTAATGGTTTCATAAGCCTGCAAGCGCACTTCTTCGGGTGTTACGTGGTGAGAACTTGGATAAATGGTAATCGATTCTAATCGTCTGCGCACTTTCCCGGTAAGTGGATCAATCTCTGAAATACGCTCAATGTCATCACCAAACATTTCGATGCGGATAGCAATCTCTTCTTCATAAGCAGGAAAGACTTCTAAGACATCTCCTCGTACTCGAAAGGTGGCGCGAGAAAAATCAAAGTCATTGCGTTTGTACTGCATTTCCACAAGGTGAATCAAGATATCATCACGGCGACGCTGATCGCCCACCGCCAGAGTCAAATTCATACCTCTATAGTATTCAGGAGACCCTAAGCCATAAATACAAGAAACCGAAGCTACGATAAGGACATCGTCTCTTTCTAAAAGTGAACGTGTAGCACTGAGACGCATTTTGTCAATACGATCATTGATCGCCAGATCTTTTTCTATATAGGTATCCGTACGGGCAATGTAAGCTTCGGGCTGATAATAATCATAGTAAGAGACAAAGTACTCCACAGCATTTTCAGGAAAAAAGGATTTAAATTCCTGGTAGAGCTGTGCCGCCAAAGTTTTGTTATGAGCGATCACGAGTGTGGGCTTCTGGACTTTTTGAATGACGTTAGCCATGGTAAATGTTTTACCAGAACCCGTTATCCCAAGAAGAACCTGCGATTTCTTTCCCTGCAAAATCCCTTCTGATAGAGCTTCAATAGCCTTTGGCTGGTCCCCTTGAGGCTCAAACTCACTTTTTAATTTAAACATTCCGCGCAACCCTAGAAATTTTATTCCATGTGCCGCTTAGTCCCATCGCACTTTTCATTTCCTTGGCTGTTTGATTGGAGATTTCAATCATCTTCTGCGTCCCTTCGTAAATAATCTTCTCGACTAACCCCTTTTCCGCTTCCACCATCTTTCTTTTTTCGCGAATCGGTGCTAAAAAATGGTTTAAAGCAGAGGCTAATAACCCTTTTACCTCTACATCACCTACCTTACCCTCTCTATAGCGGTTTTTTAGCTCTTCGACTTCCGCCCTATTCTCGTTAAAAATATCGTGATAGGCAAAAACAGGGTTCCCTTCAACAGTCCCGGGAATGTGTGCATGCACACGTTGCGGGTCTGTGTACATCGACCTCACTTTCTTCTCCACAGTTTTCTCATCATCGGAAAGGTAGATCGCATTGTTGGCCGATTTGCTCATTTTTCCCTTCCCGTCCGTACCTGCAAGAGTAGGGAAGGAGCTTAACAGGACTTCTGGCTGAGGAAAGACTTCCCCATAAAGCTGGTTAAACTTTCTGGCAATGTCGCGGCTAAGCTCGATATGCGCTTCATTGTCTTTGCCTACAGGAACAAGGTTGGCTTTGGCCATCAGAATGTCTGCTGACATCAATACAGGATAACCGACAAGGCCAAAAGGAACCACTTCAGGATCCATGTGGGCATTTTTAGCCATTTCTTTAATGCTTGGCAAGCCTACTAGTCGATTCAAAGAAATAAGCATTTCAAAAACGAGATTAAGCTCGTAGACTGCAGGACAAGCAGATTGCAAATAGATTGTCGATTTAGCGGGATCAATTCCACAAGCCAAATAATCCAAAACCATCTGATGAATATTTTCACGCACCTTTAAGATATCTTCCTTAGCAGGTTTCGTTGTGAGAATATGCAAGTCAGAAATGATAAAAAAACATTCATACTGATCCTGCAGGGCTACGCGATTTTTAATAGAGCCTACATAATGGCCCAGATGTAGAAGGCCTGTCGGTCTGTCGCCTGTTAAGATTCTTTTCCTTTCCATAATCACACTGTTATATTGATAAAGTTGAGTTTAATAGCTAGCTCCATAGCAATTAGCATAAGAGATAGCGCAATTGAAGTGATAAGCAAAACTTTTCCACCAGGGGCCTGATAGCTC
This window of the Chlamydiales bacterium STE3 genome carries:
- a CDS encoding putative NTE family protein ylbK (Product derived from UniProtKB/Trembl:F8L1K6;Gene name derived from UniProtKB/Trembl:F8L1K6), which gives rise to MVKARQYIAIFLLSLMLQGCATYCYMPQEIPEPLPPFFVPERIKVALVLGSGGVRGMAHIGVLEELEAANIPIDLIVGCSAGSMVGALYADNPCIEQIKDAVWNVRSSSFLDISLWYCRYGLSRDISMRKAIQNVLQAQTFEELRIPLIIVAADLYSGELVPIGSGDLVKAIQASCSIPFVFVPCEHMGRILVDGGVINPVPVKIAKDLDAELVIAVDLSELLQQTFPTNLFQIATRSAEIAFIWQNDECTREADVIIRPRTCAIGTFNDAMKCQLYYAGKEAAKAAIPAIKERLAQLRADDDENKIKLVQMNAYTPQIYHEKKPPVNVRVTETIEIPK
- a CDS encoding Uncharacterized protein (Product derived from UniProtKB/Trembl:F8L0C3) — translated: MQSRTKEEKFLIAAYEAALVFGDFTHEVNRYTVGQQIGLHPRGIDTICNQLAQANFIKKRGKEEISVTQNGLSLINQIVGE
- a CDS encoding Cysteine--tRNA ligase (Product derived from UniProtKB/Swiss-Prot:Q6MBU0;Gene name derived from UniProtKB/Swiss-Prot:Q6MBU0;EC number derived from UniProtKB/Swiss-Prot:Q6MBU0) → MDKYPKPLPITLFNTASREKEAFTPLLGNQVKMYTCGPTVYNFAHIGNFRAYVFEDLLRRTLKFFGYHVTQVMNLTDVDDKTIKGAIANKVSLNDYTKTYKEAFFNDLKRLHIEPAEHYPAATDYIPEMIEMIQGLIDKKVAYQGGDGSVYFAIKEFPRYGCLSHLHLEDLQAGASERVAADEYEKESIADFVLWKAYDPERDGEIFWESPFGRGRPGWHLECSTMAMRILGDTIDIHVGGIDNMFPHHENEIAQSEAYSGKCFVKLWMHCDHLIVDGKKMSKSLGNVYNLNDLIAKGYSGVHVRYMLLQTHYKTQLNFTLPGLDAVKNSLQRLQDFIFRLQKTNSDVLGGFVQPVLEKARKDFITALADDLNISRALASLFDVVREVNILCDQNKVSNRDAEQVLDLLKQFDEVLGILSFEQNNIEIPQEVQALFAQRLQARKEKNFSLSDALRDQIMASGYIIEDAPTGARLRKK
- a CDS encoding Bifunctional protein aas (Product derived from UniProtKB/Trembl:F8L0C5;Gene name derived from UniProtKB/Trembl:F8L0C5;EC number derived from UniProtKB/Trembl:F8L0C5), whose product is MLRSITIFLIAFVIRLALWFRYKIKVKGLENLNSDSLNRPGGILFLPNHPTIFVDPCAVTLAILSKFRIRPMIIEYMYYYPLVNRVMRFMNALPIPDFDVSSNSLKRKKSEKVISSVIEGLRNKENFLIYPAGRVKVSAHESIGGASGVHRILSESPDANVVLVRTKGLWGSKFSRAQSVAKPLMFPTIWWGVKQVLKNLIFFMPRREVIVELVPAPKDFPYQASRLELNQYLEKWYNLPDGLTPQIGSHPGDSLVLVPYSFWNKDVPIIHALQQEQQARKEDISKIPKSIQEKIVAKIALMTDRIPSSITPELSISNDLGLDSLDTAELAVYLHEQFDIPSVPVNELTSVGRVMGIASKQIVCKEPLKEEISDLSKWYKPIPHKKREMAEGETIPEVFLNISKKLENQMICGDERLGLLTYKDLRLRSIVLANHLKKLPGEHVGVLLPASVAAIVCILACQLAGKVPVMINWTVGPRHLETVVKLSGVQTVLSSWSFIDKLEGVDLSPIEDSLVLLEDIRREIGFMDKLKAFLLSKRSTKAILNKLNPKGANPDSEAVLLFTSGTESMPKGVPLTHRNIVENQRAALQDIDLYSDDIVFGILPPFHTFGFSISCILPILSGIKVAFYPDPTDGKGLAQSFEKWRVTIMCGAPTFIKGLLKVATSEQLKTMRLCVTGAEKAPPELFEMLKKVGKADTVLEGYGITECSPILTMNRVDRKKKGVGQALHNVELCVVNPESHEILPPNHQGLILARGPNVFHAYLNPGIEPPFMEVDGKSWYRTGDLGELDDEGFLTISGRMKRFIKIGPEMVSLSAIEDALLQVAPQKGWPTSQEGPTMAICAKEQEGEKPKIFLFTKFPLTADEANKALKDTGYSNLIRVSAVQQVEDIPLMGTGKVNYRALESRYMN
- a CDS encoding Adenine deaminase (Product derived from UniProtKB/Swiss-Prot:A6GYI0;Gene name derived from UniProtKB/Swiss-Prot:A6GYI0;EC number derived from UniProtKB/Swiss-Prot:A6GYI0), whose protein sequence is MRLMQIFKGNIVDLIHKRIYPGSFEVDKERILNLRETPGEVYDTYIVPGFVDAHVHVESSMLPPSEFARLAVPHGTVAVVSDPHEIANVLGLPGIRYMVENGQRVPFHFYFGAPSCVPATTFETSGAHIGPEEIEMLFLKDNLIYLSEMMNWTGVLKRDPEVMRKLAIARALGKSIDGHAPGLMGHEAQQYIAAGISTDHECFSLQEALDKIHGGMRILIREGSAAKNYAALHPLLKMHPAMVMFCSDDKHPHDLVRGHINDLVKRSIVEHHYDPLQVLSAASLHPIVHYGLGVGLLQEGDSADFIIVDNLQNLKILNTYVKGYCVAEDGISLIARIPTECPNNFSRTKISLQQLELTWSGSSRIRVIEAVESSLITNQLFLPPTIDQNCIVSDTEKDLLKLVVANRYNNTPPAVAFVKGFNLQKGAIASSVAHDSHNIIAVGTNDFDLLQVINALIDTKGGIAVANQDRIEVFQLPIAGLMSDGDGYQIAERYEEFDQKAKELGTFLTAPFMTLSFLSLLVIPKLKLSDKGLFDGENFCFVPLEDS
- a CDS encoding UvrABC system protein B (Product derived from UniProtKB/Swiss-Prot:Q6MEV1;Gene name derived from UniProtKB/Swiss-Prot:Q6MEV1), which encodes MRGMFKLKSEFEPQGDQPKAIEALSEGILQGKKSQVLLGITGSGKTFTMANVIQKVQKPTLVIAHNKTLAAQLYQEFKSFFPENAVEYFVSYYDYYQPEAYIARTDTYIEKDLAINDRIDKMRLSATRSLLERDDVLIVASVSCIYGLGSPEYYRGMNLTLAVGDQRRRDDILIHLVEMQYKRNDFDFSRATFRVRGDVLEVFPAYEEEIAIRIEMFGDDIERISEIDPLTGKVRRRLESITIYPSSHHVTPEEVRLQAYETIKAELAERIAFFDKEKRYIETQRIQQRTMYDLEMIKEIGFCKGIENYSRHFSMRHPGDPPPCLIDYFPKNFLTIIDESHQTLPQLRAMYNGDRARKDALVEFGFRLPSAYDNRPLRFEESYARLGQIVYVSATPAEWETKESHGEIVQQVIRPTGLLDPVIELRPAVNQVDDCLEEIRKTVKTGARVLVTTLTKRLSEELTNYLLELDIKAKYLHSDIDTLERMQIIQDLRAGGFDVLVGINLLREGLDLPEVALVAILDADKEGFLRSETSLIQTCGRAARNVNGRVVMYADRKTAAIRSTLEVTEKRRLLQQSYNEKFGITPRTVRREITPLVEEEETDELAAPAKDEFKAMGESHFSVEEIEKKIRFYEKQMKEAAKNMDFEEAAKFRDLMRQFQQMEMKFT
- a CDS encoding Tryptophan--tRNA ligase (Product derived from UniProtKB/Swiss-Prot:O84589;Gene name derived from UniProtKB/Swiss-Prot:O84589;EC number derived from UniProtKB/Swiss-Prot:O84589), translating into MERKRILTGDRPTGLLHLGHYVGSIKNRVALQDQYECFFIISDLHILTTKPAKEDILKVRENIHQMVLDYLACGIDPAKSTIYLQSACPAVYELNLVFEMLISLNRLVGLPSIKEMAKNAHMDPEVVPFGLVGYPVLMSADILMAKANLVPVGKDNEAHIELSRDIARKFNQLYGEVFPQPEVLLSSFPTLAGTDGKGKMSKSANNAIYLSDDEKTVEKKVRSMYTDPQRVHAHIPGTVEGNPVFAYHDIFNENRAEVEELKNRYREGKVGDVEVKGLLASALNHFLAPIREKRKMVEAEKGLVEKIIYEGTQKMIEISNQTAKEMKSAMGLSGTWNKISRVARNV